Proteins encoded together in one Leptidea sinapis chromosome 43, ilLepSina1.1, whole genome shotgun sequence window:
- the LOC126977077 gene encoding DNA polymerase epsilon subunit 4, with amino-acid sequence MSEEDHYLELDVLDIIDNSENLFDSENPSEISNSEQYSGPIVASTESAQLLATAKNVQSGKSEVPKTTRLPMARIKNIIKMDPDVQMVTAEAVFLVTKATEMFLETIAKETFVYTSHHKRKTIAKKDLDVIINKVDCLCFLEGAMDF; translated from the exons ATGAGTGAAGAAGATCATTATTTAGAATTAGATGTTTTGGATATTATTGATAATTCTGAAAACTTATTTGATAGTGAAAACCCTTCAGAAATCAGCAATTCTGAACAATATTCTGGCCCTATTGTGGCTAGTACAGAATCTGCACAACTACTCGCAACAGCTAAGAATGTTCAAAGTGGCAAAAGTGAAGTTCCTAAGACTACAAGATTGCCAATGGCtaggataaaaaatattattaaaatggatCCAGACGTCCAAATGGTAACCGCCGAAGCTGTGTTTTTAGTAACTAAAGCTACT GAGATGTTTCTAGAAACAATTGCAAAGGAAACCTTTGTTTACACATCACAccacaaaagaaaaacaatagcTAAGAAAGATCtagatgttattattaataaggtgGACTGTTTGTGCTTCCTGGAAGGTGCTATGGACTTCTAA